The Pseudodesulfovibrio sp. zrk46 genome contains a region encoding:
- a CDS encoding LysR substrate-binding domain-containing protein codes for MELRQLKYFVAVAEELNFTRAAERCHIAQPPLSQQIKKLEEELGCKLFDRTNRVVALTEQGKTFLCVARNTLETLDAGVTRIKSIARGEIGRLRIGFLNSAIHTKFPEALTEFRKRFPGIVLDIQEMESRSQKNAILDGELDVGLCHHCHTDSDKMESRTFIEDTYYLAVHENHPFAKRGTAGWDDLKGEPFIMFSRLHYPNAYERSIARFHERDCMPRIVQEARTQQIKLSLIAAGMGMGFVPERMEKVCPPCVKLLPFEWDGVKQYSAIKVAWRKGEVSTALRHFLDVLKEFSSCSDLEIKGCWVFPKSK; via the coding sequence ATGGAACTGCGCCAACTCAAATACTTTGTGGCCGTTGCCGAAGAGTTGAACTTCACCCGCGCGGCAGAGCGTTGCCACATTGCCCAGCCGCCCCTGTCCCAGCAGATCAAGAAGCTGGAGGAGGAGCTGGGCTGCAAACTTTTTGACCGTACCAATCGAGTGGTAGCCCTCACAGAGCAGGGAAAGACCTTTCTCTGTGTGGCGCGCAACACGCTGGAGACTCTCGATGCCGGGGTGACCCGCATCAAGTCCATTGCCCGGGGCGAGATCGGGCGGCTACGCATCGGTTTCCTCAACTCCGCCATCCACACCAAATTTCCAGAAGCACTTACCGAGTTCCGCAAACGGTTCCCAGGCATTGTCCTCGACATTCAGGAGATGGAGTCACGCTCACAAAAAAATGCCATCCTCGATGGAGAGCTTGATGTTGGATTATGTCATCATTGCCACACCGACTCCGACAAAATGGAGTCACGCACCTTCATAGAGGACACCTACTATCTCGCGGTTCACGAGAATCACCCCTTTGCCAAGCGCGGTACAGCGGGGTGGGATGATCTCAAGGGTGAACCATTCATCATGTTCTCCCGCCTTCATTATCCCAACGCATACGAACGCTCCATCGCCCGCTTTCACGAGCGTGACTGCATGCCCCGCATTGTGCAGGAAGCCCGGACGCAACAGATCAAGCTCTCACTCATTGCCGCTGGTATGGGCATGGGATTTGTACCGGAACGAATGGAGAAAGTATGCCCGCCCTGCGTCAAGCTGCTCCCGTTCGAGTGGGATGGCGTCAAGCAGTACAGCGCTATCAAGGTGGCATGGAGAAAGGGCGAGGTATCCACGGCCCTCAGGCATTTTCTGGATGTGCTAAAAGAGTTCAGTTCCTGCAGTGATCTCGAAATCAAAGGATGCTGGGTGTTCCCAAAATCCAAGTAA
- a CDS encoding nucleoside deaminase codes for MPTDKFMEEAYALAKKSYDEGGLPIGAVLVRGDEIVARGHNQRVQLGDPIAHGEMDCLRKAGRQKSYRDTVLYTTLSPCMMCSGTIVQFGIPKVVIGENRNFGGNEEFLRSRGVEVEIVDHPGCIDLMERLIREKPELWNEDIMED; via the coding sequence ATGCCCACTGATAAGTTCATGGAAGAAGCCTATGCACTGGCCAAGAAAAGCTATGACGAGGGTGGGCTGCCCATTGGTGCCGTGTTGGTCCGGGGGGATGAAATTGTGGCCCGTGGTCATAATCAGCGAGTGCAGCTCGGTGATCCCATCGCGCATGGCGAGATGGACTGTCTGCGCAAGGCGGGGCGGCAGAAGAGTTATCGAGACACCGTGCTCTACACCACACTTTCACCGTGCATGATGTGCTCGGGGACCATTGTTCAGTTCGGTATCCCAAAGGTTGTCATCGGGGAAAACCGCAACTTCGGCGGCAACGAGGAATTCCTGCGCTCTCGTGGTGTCGAGGTGGAGATCGTCGATCATCCGGGGTGTATTGACCTGATGGAACGACTGATCCGGGAAAAACCGGAGCTGTGGAACGAAGATATCATGGAAGATTAG
- the groL gene encoding chaperonin GroEL (60 kDa chaperone family; promotes refolding of misfolded polypeptides especially under stressful conditions; forms two stacked rings of heptamers to form a barrel-shaped 14mer; ends can be capped by GroES; misfolded proteins enter the barrel where they are refolded when GroES binds) codes for MSKEILFDAKARERLKAGVDKLANAVKVTLGPKGRNVVMEKSFGSPVITKDGVSVAKEIELEDKFENMGAQMVKEVASKTSDVAGDGTTTATVLAQAIFTEGVKLVAAGRSPMSIKRGIDKAVEAIVADLEKVAKPTRDQKEIAQVGTISANNDATIGNIIAEAMNKVGKEGVITVEEAKGLETTLDVVEGMQFDRGYLSPYFVTNTERMTCEMEEPLILIKETKISNMKELLPVLEQCAKMSKPLMIIAEDIEGEALATLVVNKLRGTLNVVAVKAPGFGERRKAMLKDLAILTGGQVVSEDLGIKIEGMTVNDLGSCKRVVIDKENTTIVDGAGKADEIKGRIQTIRAEIADSSSDYDREKLQERLAKIVGGVAVINVGAATETEMKEKKARVEDALNATRAAVEEGIVPGGGVVLARSGQAALKVKAADDDEQAGINIIARAVEEPLRQIAGNAGLEGSIVVEKIKEGKGGMGYNAATDQYEDLIKAGVIDPKKVTRTALQNAASVAGLLLTTECAIADKPEPAGAAPAMPGGMPGMGGMGGMGGMY; via the coding sequence ATGTCCAAAGAAATTCTTTTCGATGCCAAGGCTCGTGAGCGCCTGAAGGCCGGTGTGGACAAACTCGCCAACGCCGTTAAGGTTACCCTCGGTCCCAAGGGCCGCAATGTTGTGATGGAGAAGTCCTTCGGCTCCCCCGTCATCACCAAGGACGGTGTCTCCGTCGCCAAGGAAATCGAGCTGGAAGACAAGTTCGAGAACATGGGCGCACAGATGGTTAAGGAAGTTGCCTCCAAGACTTCCGATGTTGCCGGTGACGGTACCACTACTGCTACCGTTCTGGCTCAGGCCATCTTCACCGAAGGCGTGAAGCTGGTTGCTGCCGGTCGCTCCCCCATGTCCATCAAGCGCGGCATCGACAAGGCTGTTGAAGCCATCGTCGCTGACCTCGAAAAGGTCGCCAAGCCTACCCGTGATCAGAAAGAGATCGCTCAGGTCGGTACCATTTCCGCTAACAACGACGCCACCATCGGTAACATCATTGCCGAAGCCATGAACAAGGTTGGCAAGGAAGGCGTCATCACCGTAGAGGAAGCCAAAGGCCTCGAAACCACCCTCGACGTCGTCGAAGGTATGCAGTTCGACCGCGGTTACCTCTCCCCCTACTTCGTCACCAACACCGAGCGCATGACCTGCGAGATGGAAGAGCCCCTCATTCTCATCAAGGAGACCAAAATCTCCAACATGAAGGAACTCCTGCCCGTCCTCGAACAGTGCGCAAAGATGTCCAAGCCCCTCATGATCATCGCTGAAGACATCGAAGGCGAAGCTCTGGCTACCCTCGTAGTCAACAAGCTGCGTGGCACCCTGAACGTCGTTGCCGTCAAGGCTCCCGGTTTCGGTGAGCGCCGCAAGGCCATGCTGAAAGACCTCGCTATCCTCACCGGTGGCCAGGTTGTTTCCGAAGACCTCGGCATCAAGATCGAAGGCATGACCGTCAACGATCTCGGTTCCTGCAAGCGCGTTGTCATCGACAAGGAAAACACCACCATCGTTGACGGTGCTGGCAAGGCCGACGAAATCAAGGGCCGCATCCAGACCATCCGCGCTGAAATCGCTGATTCCTCCTCCGACTACGATCGCGAAAAGCTCCAGGAGCGCCTCGCCAAGATCGTCGGTGGTGTCGCCGTCATCAACGTTGGCGCCGCAACCGAGACCGAGATGAAGGAAAAGAAAGCTCGCGTCGAAGATGCTCTGAACGCTACCCGCGCAGCTGTCGAAGAAGGCATCGTCCCCGGTGGCGGTGTGGTTCTCGCCCGCTCCGGTCAGGCTGCCCTGAAGGTCAAGGCTGCTGACGACGACGAGCAGGCCGGTATCAACATCATTGCCCGCGCTGTCGAAGAGCCCCTCCGTCAGATCGCCGGCAACGCCGGTCTCGAAGGCTCCATCGTTGTTGAGAAGATCAAGGAAGGTAAGGGTGGCATGGGCTACAACGCCGCTACCGACCAGTACGAAGATCTGATCAAGGCCGGTGTCATCGATCCCAAGAAGGTTACCCGCACCGCTCTCCAGAACGCTGCTTCCGTCGCAGGCCTGCTCCTCACCACCGAGTGCGCCATCGCCGACAAGCCCGAGCCCGCAGGCGCTGCTCCCGCAATGCCCGGCGGCATGCCCGGCATGGGCGGCATGGGCGGCATGGGCGGCATGTACTAA
- the groES gene encoding co-chaperone GroES gives MKLKPLNDRVLVKRLEMEEKTAGGIYIPDSAKEKPMKGEIVAAGPGKLDDKGERVAMTVKVGDTVLFAKYAGSEITIDGEETLVMREDDILAIVD, from the coding sequence ATGAAGCTGAAACCGCTGAACGATCGCGTTCTGGTCAAGCGTCTCGAAATGGAAGAGAAAACCGCTGGTGGTATCTACATCCCGGATTCTGCCAAGGAAAAGCCCATGAAGGGTGAAATCGTCGCTGCCGGTCCCGGTAAGCTGGACGACAAGGGCGAGCGCGTTGCTATGACCGTCAAGGTCGGCGACACCGTGCTGTTCGCCAAGTACGCCGGTTCCGAGATCACCATCGACGGTGAAGAGACCCTGGTGATGCGTGAGGACGATATCCTCGCCATCGTCGACTAG
- a CDS encoding hemerythrin family protein, translated as MIAKLNLAGFKTDYVVDIQEIDEQHRSFFEMLDKIGNVVSDMYKPLSEEEADALADVIDELREYALIHFRTEESYMKEVDYPGLSKQKKEHNRFITDVIRMEAEIVNGTAMPAIKIRNFMHDWYRDHILALDKPFSEFYNKNKN; from the coding sequence ATGATCGCCAAGCTGAATCTTGCCGGATTCAAAACAGATTACGTTGTAGATATCCAGGAAATTGACGAACAGCACCGCTCGTTTTTCGAGATGCTCGACAAGATAGGAAATGTCGTGTCCGACATGTACAAGCCGCTTAGCGAAGAAGAGGCGGACGCACTGGCGGATGTGATCGACGAATTACGCGAGTACGCGCTGATCCATTTCCGGACCGAAGAGTCTTACATGAAAGAGGTGGACTACCCCGGGTTGTCCAAGCAGAAGAAAGAACACAATCGTTTTATTACCGATGTGATCCGCATGGAGGCCGAGATTGTGAACGGTACCGCTATGCCCGCCATCAAAATTCGCAATTTCATGCACGATTGGTATCGCGACCATATCCTGGCGCTGGATAAACCGTTCAGCGAGTTCTACAATAAAAACAAAAATTAA
- a CDS encoding GNAT family N-acyltransferase: MNGQGPLLNLDSPFGDPVRQTLFSLVKKPLSKVLRLKTLNLMYSEVHKNEIDSHFCDKALEILGVKFFADGQPVSRIPKKGPLVVVCNHPFGVIEGLLLVKILREVRTDIKIMANFMLGMIPEMDELLIEVDPFGKADSAKKNISGLKKSMRWIKDGGMLIVFPAGEVSSLKVNKGMVADPKWSPMVGRIIRKTGASVLPVFFDGRNSGLFQTLGLIHPRLRTLLLPHENIKRKDKDPVRVAFGTVVAPSKINEYGTDQEVIDYLRFRTYLLRKDKPKFRFKSKTTTREMAPIANSRAKHILASEVAALKDDAILIESGDFTVFQAGAFQIPRILREIGIQREKTFRLVGEGTGRAMDIDEFDDYYRHLVLWNHKEREIAGAYRFGLTDEILKEQGPKGLYTSTLFRYQPGLLENMGPAMEMGRSFIIPKYQKSYQPLLLLWKGVAEFVVKNPKYTKLFGCVSISGEYSGVSRELIVNFMERHCSLPELAGMAQPKRPPKKKRLKRVDFTMPEHVFNDPEDVAALVSDVEGGQSIPVLLRQYLKLGGKIIGFNVDPDFGNCLDGLILVDLLQSDPKVLSRFMGKDGITTFVDANTVQPAPTPARIVTAA; encoded by the coding sequence ATGAACGGCCAAGGACCGCTGCTCAACCTTGATTCCCCCTTTGGCGACCCTGTTCGCCAGACTCTTTTTTCCCTTGTCAAAAAGCCTCTGTCGAAAGTTCTGAGGCTAAAAACTCTCAATTTAATGTACTCTGAAGTCCATAAAAATGAGATTGATTCCCACTTTTGCGACAAGGCATTGGAAATTCTGGGCGTAAAATTCTTCGCAGACGGTCAACCTGTCAGCCGTATTCCGAAAAAAGGACCCCTTGTAGTGGTCTGCAACCACCCTTTTGGCGTCATCGAAGGGCTGCTCTTGGTCAAAATATTGCGCGAGGTGCGCACGGACATCAAGATCATGGCCAACTTCATGCTCGGTATGATCCCCGAGATGGACGAGCTTCTCATTGAGGTTGATCCCTTTGGCAAGGCCGACTCCGCCAAGAAGAACATCTCGGGCCTCAAGAAATCCATGCGCTGGATCAAGGACGGCGGCATGCTCATCGTGTTCCCGGCGGGCGAAGTTTCCAGTCTCAAGGTTAACAAGGGCATGGTGGCCGACCCCAAGTGGTCCCCCATGGTGGGCCGCATCATCCGCAAGACCGGCGCCTCCGTGCTCCCGGTATTTTTTGATGGAAGAAACAGCGGACTTTTCCAGACCCTCGGCCTGATTCATCCCCGACTGCGCACCCTGCTGCTGCCGCATGAGAACATCAAGCGCAAAGACAAAGATCCTGTGCGCGTCGCCTTCGGAACCGTGGTGGCCCCGTCCAAGATTAACGAGTACGGCACTGATCAGGAAGTCATCGATTACCTCCGTTTCCGTACCTATCTACTTCGCAAGGACAAGCCGAAGTTCCGCTTCAAATCCAAGACAACCACGCGCGAGATGGCTCCCATTGCCAACTCCCGCGCCAAGCATATTCTCGCCAGTGAAGTGGCCGCCCTCAAGGACGACGCCATTCTCATCGAGTCCGGCGACTTCACCGTGTTCCAGGCCGGGGCGTTCCAGATTCCCCGTATCCTGCGCGAGATAGGTATTCAGCGCGAAAAGACCTTCCGGCTCGTAGGCGAAGGCACTGGCCGCGCCATGGATATCGACGAATTCGACGACTATTATCGTCATCTCGTGCTCTGGAACCACAAGGAACGAGAAATTGCCGGGGCATACCGTTTCGGTCTGACCGATGAGATTCTCAAGGAACAGGGCCCCAAAGGGCTCTACACTTCCACCCTTTTCCGTTACCAGCCCGGCCTGCTCGAGAACATGGGGCCGGCCATGGAAATGGGCCGTTCCTTCATCATTCCCAAGTATCAAAAGAGCTACCAGCCGCTGCTCCTTCTCTGGAAAGGAGTGGCCGAATTCGTGGTCAAGAATCCGAAGTACACCAAGCTATTCGGTTGCGTATCCATTTCCGGCGAGTATTCTGGCGTGTCCCGCGAGCTCATAGTGAACTTCATGGAGCGTCACTGTTCCTTGCCCGAGCTGGCAGGCATGGCGCAACCAAAGCGTCCGCCCAAAAAGAAGCGTCTCAAGCGCGTGGATTTCACCATGCCCGAGCACGTTTTCAACGATCCCGAAGATGTCGCGGCCTTGGTCAGCGATGTGGAGGGCGGCCAGTCCATTCCGGTATTGCTGCGCCAGTATCTCAAGCTTGGCGGCAAAATCATCGGGTTCAACGTGGACCCGGATTTCGGCAACTGTCTCGACGGGCTCATTCTCGTGGATTTGTTGCAATCCGATCCCAAGGTATTGAGTCGGTTCATGGGCAAGGATGGAATCACCACGTTCGTTGATGCCAACACCGTTCAGCCCGCCCCCACCCCAGCCAGAATTGTCACGGCGGCTTAA
- a CDS encoding linear amide C-N hydrolase: protein MHWMNVTRLSIFLFSIITLACCNVCWACTGIQLEGFDGTVVFGRTQEWGKFDLEPKIAVYSKGQLVKSSTPDGKDGISWNVTYGFVGILLKDHVINTGMNEKGLAGGMFYHKGFAEYVDYDPKLRDSSLAPTDLLTYILSNCADIEDVKKKVSDVRVVPVVDETLKAPYPLHAMIVDPKGNSVVIEFRGGKTNIIDNPVGVITNNPTFDWHLTNLRNYCKISNVPCSDSECGNLEITPLSGGTGFLGLPGDFTSTSRFVRAALFVQTARQTCGGEDTVTESFRILDSFNVPATQSEGASNAHLLSGTQYTIVNDTKNQILYYHTMRNRCVRKIDLQKIDFGRDVERQPIPLDKPNDNGFQDVTGLLQ, encoded by the coding sequence ATGCACTGGATGAATGTGACCCGTCTCTCGATATTTCTTTTTAGTATAATTACTTTGGCCTGTTGTAATGTGTGCTGGGCATGTACTGGTATTCAGCTTGAGGGCTTTGACGGCACTGTTGTCTTTGGTCGTACTCAAGAGTGGGGCAAGTTTGATCTCGAACCGAAGATCGCGGTCTACAGTAAGGGGCAGTTGGTTAAAAGCAGTACTCCGGACGGGAAGGATGGCATATCTTGGAATGTCACGTATGGGTTTGTGGGGATTTTGCTTAAAGATCACGTCATCAACACAGGTATGAACGAAAAAGGACTGGCCGGTGGGATGTTCTATCACAAAGGCTTTGCTGAGTATGTCGATTATGATCCGAAATTGCGCGACAGTTCACTCGCGCCCACTGATTTGCTGACTTATATCCTTTCCAACTGCGCAGATATTGAGGACGTTAAGAAAAAGGTTAGCGACGTAAGAGTCGTTCCTGTGGTTGATGAGACTCTTAAAGCGCCTTACCCCTTGCATGCTATGATCGTTGATCCAAAAGGTAATAGTGTCGTTATTGAATTTCGTGGTGGCAAAACAAACATTATCGATAACCCGGTGGGTGTTATTACCAATAATCCCACCTTCGACTGGCATCTGACTAATCTCAGAAATTACTGCAAAATTTCCAATGTGCCCTGCTCGGATTCAGAGTGCGGTAACTTGGAAATTACTCCTTTGTCGGGAGGAACTGGATTTCTTGGCTTACCTGGCGATTTTACATCTACTTCACGATTTGTGCGAGCTGCACTATTTGTTCAGACGGCCCGGCAGACATGTGGTGGAGAGGATACGGTAACTGAGTCATTCCGTATTTTGGATAGCTTTAATGTGCCCGCAACTCAGTCCGAAGGGGCGAGCAATGCGCACCTTTTGTCTGGAACTCAATATACAATCGTCAATGATACCAAAAACCAAATTCTTTATTATCATACCATGCGAAATCGTTGTGTTCGAAAGATCGATCTGCAAAAAATAGACTTTGGTCGAGATGTCGAGAGGCAGCCAATCCCACTTGATAAACCTAATGACAACGGTTTTCAGGATGTAACTGGCTTATTGCAATGA
- a CDS encoding peptidylprolyl isomerase, which yields MAKATARHLLVSDEQTCLDLKKQIQEGADFAELAKQHSSCPSGQRGGDLGEFGPGAMVPEFDTVVFNEAVGEVHGPVKTQFGYHLLEITSRED from the coding sequence ATGGCAAAAGCAACTGCCCGTCATCTTTTGGTTAGTGATGAACAGACCTGCTTGGATCTGAAGAAACAGATTCAGGAAGGCGCAGATTTCGCCGAACTGGCAAAACAGCACTCCAGCTGCCCCTCCGGACAGCGCGGTGGCGATCTCGGTGAGTTCGGCCCCGGTGCCATGGTCCCGGAATTTGACACCGTTGTGTTCAACGAAGCCGTTGGCGAAGTTCACGGCCCGGTCAAGACTCAGTTTGGTTACCATCTGCTGGAAATCACCAGCCGCGAAGACTAA
- a CDS encoding GFA family protein, which produces MKHAGACLCGKVAFEIEGDFESFFLCHCERCRKDTGSAHAANLFSSTAKLKWLSGEENVRIFDFNSTGHIKSFCTNCGSALPNIQMEGTLLVVPAGSLDRDVPIKPNGHIFYASKANWDNGLEDIPTFDGLPEGSE; this is translated from the coding sequence ATGAAACATGCAGGCGCATGTCTGTGCGGCAAAGTTGCATTCGAGATAGAAGGGGACTTTGAAAGTTTTTTCTTATGTCATTGTGAGCGGTGCCGCAAAGATACCGGATCCGCCCATGCAGCGAATTTGTTCTCGTCCACAGCCAAATTAAAGTGGTTGTCCGGAGAAGAGAACGTGCGCATATTTGATTTCAACTCGACCGGTCACATTAAGAGTTTCTGTACCAATTGCGGGTCGGCCCTTCCAAATATTCAAATGGAAGGAACGCTTCTCGTCGTCCCTGCGGGGAGCCTTGACCGCGATGTGCCGATCAAACCTAACGGTCATATATTTTATGCGAGCAAGGCCAACTGGGACAATGGGCTGGAGGATATTCCCACTTTCGATGGACTTCCAGAGGGGAGTGAATAG
- a CDS encoding TIGR00730 family Rossman fold protein, which produces MKRICVYLGSNPGFDPAYGEATEALARELAERNIGLVYGGSDVGLMGRLANACLKAGGEVIGVIPKLLVEKEVAHTGLTEMHIVESMHERKQKMAELSDGFIALPGGIGTLEEFFEVLTWNQLGYHAKPCGLLDVKGYYTCLAEHMDRMVLQGFLVQDHRAMVLTDSTPEGLLGQFTEYVPPQVDKWIEKKKGL; this is translated from the coding sequence ATGAAGCGTATTTGCGTCTATCTCGGTTCCAATCCCGGCTTTGACCCCGCTTATGGCGAGGCTACCGAAGCTCTTGCCCGCGAACTGGCCGAGCGTAACATCGGCCTTGTCTACGGTGGCTCCGACGTGGGCCTCATGGGGCGTCTAGCCAATGCCTGTCTCAAGGCGGGCGGCGAGGTGATTGGCGTCATCCCGAAATTGCTCGTGGAAAAGGAAGTGGCCCACACCGGCCTCACCGAGATGCACATCGTGGAATCCATGCACGAGCGCAAGCAGAAGATGGCGGAGCTGTCCGACGGCTTCATCGCACTGCCCGGCGGCATCGGCACCCTTGAGGAGTTTTTCGAGGTGCTGACCTGGAACCAGCTTGGCTACCATGCCAAACCGTGCGGTCTGCTCGATGTCAAAGGGTACTACACCTGTCTGGCAGAGCATATGGACCGGATGGTGCTTCAGGGCTTTCTGGTGCAGGACCACCGCGCCATGGTGCTCACCGATTCCACTCCGGAAGGGCTGCTTGGTCAGTTCACGGAATACGTTCCGCCGCAGGTGGACAAGTGGATTGAGAAGAAGAAGGGGCTGTAA
- a CDS encoding low specificity L-threonine aldolase, with translation MSDLKSFASDNNSGAHPDIMQAVVDANHGHLKSYGEDEISIETDEVLQEFFGSQARIHYVTTGTAANVLGLRAVTETYNSVLCASPAHINNDECGAPEAFGGIKLVPIPSEDGKLTPGMIAPYLGHIGFVHASQPKVISITQPTEVGKLYTLKEIEDIVEFAHDRDLLVHLDGARIANACAALDCSFFDMTTALDIDLLSFGGTKNGCLMSEAVVFLNPDIGHGFPYLRKQAMQLVSKMRFVSAQLAAYLKDDLWLKNAKHANAMAQRLAEKAGQIEGVEIKGSVDCNALFAYLPPDVTEKLLEKYYFYVWDAHDNTVRWMTSWATTEEMVDEFVEDIRTAMEAR, from the coding sequence ATGTCTGATTTGAAATCCTTTGCTTCGGATAACAATTCCGGTGCTCACCCAGATATCATGCAGGCGGTCGTGGATGCGAACCACGGTCACCTGAAGTCCTACGGCGAGGACGAGATTTCCATTGAGACCGATGAGGTGCTTCAGGAATTCTTCGGCTCCCAGGCCCGTATTCATTATGTGACTACCGGCACCGCCGCCAACGTGCTCGGCCTGCGCGCCGTGACCGAAACCTATAATTCGGTCCTGTGCGCTTCTCCGGCACACATCAACAACGACGAATGCGGCGCCCCCGAGGCCTTTGGCGGCATCAAGCTGGTTCCCATTCCGTCCGAGGACGGCAAGCTCACTCCCGGCATGATCGCTCCGTATCTGGGCCACATCGGGTTTGTGCACGCCTCCCAGCCCAAGGTCATCTCCATCACCCAGCCCACCGAGGTCGGCAAGCTCTACACCCTCAAGGAGATTGAGGATATCGTCGAGTTCGCCCACGACCGTGACCTGCTGGTCCATCTGGATGGTGCGCGTATCGCCAATGCCTGCGCCGCTCTGGACTGCTCCTTTTTCGATATGACCACTGCGCTGGATATCGACCTGCTCTCCTTTGGCGGCACCAAAAATGGCTGCCTCATGAGTGAGGCCGTGGTCTTCCTGAATCCGGACATCGGTCATGGCTTTCCTTACCTGCGCAAGCAGGCCATGCAGTTGGTCTCCAAGATGCGCTTTGTCTCCGCACAGCTGGCCGCCTACCTCAAGGACGACCTGTGGTTGAAGAACGCCAAGCACGCCAATGCCATGGCCCAGCGCCTGGCTGAGAAGGCCGGACAGATCGAGGGCGTGGAGATCAAGGGCTCAGTGGATTGCAACGCGTTGTTTGCCTACCTGCCGCCCGATGTGACCGAGAAGCTGCTGGAAAAATATTACTTTTACGTATGGGATGCCCACGACAACACCGTTCGTTGGATGACCTCCTGGGCCACAACCGAAGAAATGGTGGATGAGTTCGTGGAAGACATCCGCACGGCTATGGAGGCCCGCTAG
- a CDS encoding GDSL-type esterase/lipase family protein — protein sequence MVICYFGDSLTLGYGDEKGLGWPGRLSMALREKGQDVTSYNLGVRKDTSVQLQHRWKSEAMLRRMPDQPFKMVFSFGVADVANGVPSEQTLASCVAILTQAKAMGDVMVVGPTPVNDQSKREEITTLSRMIAGLCKRVDIPFVPTIDSMHRSFVYGTALNDGDGVHPAGPGYAELADYILKFNTAREFFGLE from the coding sequence ATGGTCATATGCTATTTCGGCGATTCCCTGACGCTTGGCTACGGTGACGAAAAAGGCCTTGGCTGGCCCGGTCGTCTGTCCATGGCCCTGCGCGAGAAAGGGCAGGACGTTACCTCGTATAATCTGGGTGTGCGCAAGGACACCTCGGTTCAGCTCCAGCACCGCTGGAAGAGTGAGGCGATGCTTCGTCGAATGCCGGACCAACCTTTCAAGATGGTGTTCAGCTTTGGTGTGGCCGATGTGGCCAATGGCGTACCGTCCGAACAGACGCTGGCTTCCTGCGTCGCCATCCTGACCCAGGCCAAGGCCATGGGCGATGTGATGGTGGTCGGTCCCACCCCGGTCAACGATCAGAGCAAACGCGAGGAGATTACCACGCTCTCTCGCATGATCGCCGGGCTGTGCAAGCGGGTCGACATCCCGTTTGTGCCCACCATTGACTCCATGCACCGCTCCTTCGTATACGGAACCGCCCTCAACGACGGCGACGGCGTACACCCCGCAGGCCCCGGCTATGCGGAACTGGCCGATTATATATTGAAATTCAACACGGCCCGGGAATTCTTCGGGCTTGAATAG
- a CDS encoding TIGR04283 family arsenosugar biosynthesis glycosyltransferase yields MDRNTTTNAHISVIIPVYNEVAVINNTIAHVREIAGSEPLEIIVSDGGPGHETLKSITDHSIIKVDAPPGRGRQLNAGAALARGKILLFLHADTRLPHGAFQDIRRTVQATNGAGAFSLSINSPRLSLAVVAWFANMRTRLERIPYGDQAQFIGADHFRTLGGFAEIPLMEDVEFFKRIRHEGLPITILRSRVSTSSRRWDEEGVLRRTLTNWWLRLRYAFGASPTSLVRHYRPPEND; encoded by the coding sequence ATGGACCGGAACACAACCACCAACGCCCACATTTCCGTGATCATCCCCGTATACAACGAGGTTGCGGTCATCAACAATACCATTGCCCACGTGCGCGAGATCGCGGGCAGCGAACCGCTTGAGATCATCGTCAGCGACGGCGGTCCGGGTCACGAAACCCTTAAATCCATAACAGATCACTCGATCATCAAAGTAGACGCTCCCCCCGGACGAGGCCGCCAACTCAACGCCGGAGCCGCCCTTGCCCGTGGGAAAATCCTGCTTTTCCTGCACGCCGATACCCGTCTTCCCCATGGCGCCTTTCAGGACATCCGCCGCACCGTGCAGGCCACCAACGGAGCCGGAGCCTTCAGTCTGTCCATCAACTCCCCTCGCCTTTCACTGGCCGTGGTGGCGTGGTTTGCCAACATGCGCACCCGGCTGGAGCGCATCCCATACGGAGATCAGGCTCAGTTCATCGGAGCCGACCATTTCCGCACATTAGGAGGCTTTGCCGAGATTCCGCTCATGGAGGACGTGGAATTTTTCAAACGAATCCGACATGAAGGATTGCCCATCACCATTCTGAGGAGTAGGGTCTCCACATCATCGCGTCGCTGGGATGAAGAGGGAGTCCTGCGACGCACTCTGACCAACTGGTGGCTGCGCCTGCGGTATGCGTTCGGTGCATCCCCCACATCTCTGGTCCGCCATTACCGCCCTCCCGAGAATGACTAG